The genomic stretch TGATCGAGGTATAGACCCCTTGCTCAGCCGCATAAATCAGGCTGCGTTCCACATTCGCCAACGTATAGCCGCGCGGCATATAGTATGCGTTGTAATGCTCGTCCAACGCACTGATCGTGCTCACGCGCATCAAGTCCAGCCCGGCATCTACAATCCCTTTGATATGGTCGGTCAAGCCCGCATTGGTGTTAATGTTGATATAGCCGTTGTCCGTCTGCTCCCGCACCCGGCGAATCGCCTCGATGATCGTGGGTGCCTGAGTAGAAGGCTCCCCTTCACAGCCCTGGCCGAAGCTGATGATCGCCTCCGGCTCCTTCAGCTGCTCCAGCATAATTTCGACCACTTCTTCCACACTGGGCCGGAATTTCAGACGCGTTTGCGGAGCAACGAAAGCCCGCTCCTCTGGCTGCTCGGAAATACACCCGAAACAGCCGGCATTACAGGAGAAGGACACCGGCACGGCTCCCTCCAGCCGCTGCAGGAACGTATTCGAAGCGGTAAGGCATTCATAGGACAAAGCGCAGTGCGACAAATGCTCATAGAGACGATTGTCCGGATAGCGCGCTTTAAGCTGATCCACCTTCGCATTCAGCTCGTCCACATCGCAGTTCCTTGGATTCCACGGCTCCGGATCATCCGTCGGATCGGCTGCCACATAAAACTGGCCGTCCTTCCAAGCAACCGCCGTATAGCCAAACAATGGAAGCACCGCCTCCTTGTCCGCCTTCACATATGCGGGCAAATACAAGCGGGTGAAGCCCTGCGGCATTAACGCCCCTACCGCTGTGCATTCCTCCGGCAAGAGCGCCATGCTTTCGCTGTCTGCTTGCAAGCCCACAGCCCGTGTGCCCGGCAAGCTGACCAAGGTCGCGCCTTCCGGAAGCGGAATCCATTCCTCCGGGACGAGCTCGGTGAGCATCTCGCCGCCACGGCCTAGTGCAAGATATTGCTCATGTTCGAAGACATTTCCTTGTGGATCTGCATAAACCGCGTACATGCTCGCTTTCTTCCTTTCTTGCTTTCGAGGTTGGCCCAAGCCGTCTGAGGCTCTGCCGTTCCTCAATTATTGCATATCCATTACGATTGGGTAATGGTGCTGCGCGGACGACGCGTGGTGCTTGGGGCGGTCGAGTCCAGCGATGCCAGAAATTCATCATTCGTC from Xylanibacillus composti encodes the following:
- a CDS encoding radical SAM protein, yielding MYAVYADPQGNVFEHEQYLALGRGGEMLTELVPEEWIPLPEGATLVSLPGTRAVGLQADSESMALLPEECTAVGALMPQGFTRLYLPAYVKADKEAVLPLFGYTAVAWKDGQFYVAADPTDDPEPWNPRNCDVDELNAKVDQLKARYPDNRLYEHLSHCALSYECLTASNTFLQRLEGAVPVSFSCNAGCFGCISEQPEERAFVAPQTRLKFRPSVEEVVEIMLEQLKEPEAIISFGQGCEGEPSTQAPTIIEAIRRVREQTDNGYININTNAGLTDHIKGIVDAGLDLMRVSTISALDEHYNAYYMPRGYTLANVERSLIYAAEQGVYTSINYLIFPGVTDREEEIEAMLEFVKRTGLKLIQMRNLNIDPESYLNLIPKPQGELYGMKQMLEIFRAELPDVVIGSYTHVPPLAQRRRKRPAASR